In the Candidatus Zixiibacteriota bacterium genome, AACCTTTTCGTCTTCTTTATGCTGACCCTGGTTCTGTCCAACAACTTCCTTTTACTTTATTTAGGCTGGGAGGGTGTGGGTTTATGCTCTTACCTTCTGATAGGCTTCTGGTATGAAAAGAAGTCTGCCTCAGATGCGGCTAAAAAAGCTTTCATCGTCAACCGGATAGGGGATTTTGGATTTGCCCTGGGTATTATGCTTATCTTCTGGACCTTTGGTACGCTCAACTATTCAGAGGTATTCTCTCAAGCTCCTTCTCTTCTCACAGTTGGCGGCGGGCTGGCAACTGCAATCACCCTGCTTTTATTTATGGGAGCAGTGGGGAAGTCTGCCCAGATTCCGCTCTATGTGTGGCTGCCGGATGCGATGGAAGGACCAACTCCGGTTTCTGCTTTGATCCATGCAGCCACTATGGTGACTGCTGGTGTCTATATGGTAGCCAGATGTCACGTTCTTTTTCAGCTTGCTCCATTCACTATGGGTCTGGTTGCAGTCATTGGGGCTGTTACCGCACTTTACACCGCTTCAATCGGAATGGTGCAGAACGACATAAAAAGGGTTCTGGCTTATTCAACTATCAGCCAGCTTGGTTATATGTTCCTGGGATGCGGAGTGGGCGCTTTTGCCTCCGGGATTTTCCATCTGATGACTCATGCTTTTTTCAAGGCTTTGCTCTTTTTAGGAGCGGGAAGTGTGATGCATGCTCTATCAGGTGAGCTGAATATGCAGAAGATGGGAGAACTCAAGAATAAGCTTCCGGTTACTTTCTGGACGATGTTTGCCGCAGTTTTAGCGATTTCCGGGATACCTTTATTCTCCGGTTTTTTCAGCAAGGATGAGATTTTATGGAAAGCGTTTTCTCAGGGTAATTTAATTTTGTGGATTATCGGTCTGGTCACTGCAGGGATGACTGCTTTCTATATGTTCAGGCTTTTCTTCTTAACCTTCTTTGGGAAGTCAAGAGTGGATGAATCGATAAAA is a window encoding:
- the nuoL gene encoding NADH-quinone oxidoreductase subunit L, with the translated sequence MIEYIWLIPLLPLIGFVINGILGRKLGKTLVSLIGCGTIGVSFLISVKILFELLFLPAEHRIIERVVFPWIYSGLFKINVSFLLDPLSCVMILVVSGVGFFIHVYSVGYMSGDKGFARFFSFMNLFVFFMLTLVLSNNFLLLYLGWEGVGLCSYLLIGFWYEKKSASDAAKKAFIVNRIGDFGFALGIMLIFWTFGTLNYSEVFSQAPSLLTVGGGLATAITLLLFMGAVGKSAQIPLYVWLPDAMEGPTPVSALIHAATMVTAGVYMVARCHVLFQLAPFTMGLVAVIGAVTALYTASIGMVQNDIKRVLAYSTISQLGYMFLGCGVGAFASGIFHLMTHAFFKALLFLGAGSVMHALSGELNMQKMGELKNKLPVTFWTMFAAVLAISGIPLFSGFFSKDEILWKAFSQGNLILWIIGLVTAGMTAFYMFRLFFLTFFGKSRVDESIKSHIHESPKIMTVPLAVLAVLSVIGGYIGIPKSLGGGNNFESFLSPVFGEKGEMILHPASTEYLLMALSVVVALLGIFFAYRFYVKSPDLPKSLAQRFSFPYKLLLNKYYVDELYFKVVVNPLLKFATFLWQFFDVKVIDGFANGLANTVNWFAGIGRKVQTGYVRNYALGMVFGVLLILAYFILR